In a single window of the Melioribacteraceae bacterium genome:
- a CDS encoding NADH-quinone oxidoreductase subunit C, with product MKEPKEIFEKLKSEFGDSIISIDESTPTEPIILIAPDKVTTVCHFLRTNEDFQFDSLMNLSGVDEVNGTKLKNEDGSETISGGNLSIYYHLYSTSLKHKITIKALVDRDDPKVESVYYVWRCADWHEREAFDMYGIVFLNHPDLRRILMPYDWEAGYPLRKDYKNPEFYQGMKVPY from the coding sequence ATGAAAGAACCCAAAGAAATATTTGAAAAACTAAAATCTGAATTTGGCGATTCCATTATATCTATCGATGAATCAACCCCGACTGAACCAATCATATTGATTGCTCCCGATAAAGTAACCACAGTTTGCCATTTTTTACGAACAAATGAAGATTTTCAATTTGATAGTTTAATGAACCTTTCGGGAGTAGATGAGGTGAATGGAACTAAGTTAAAAAATGAAGATGGGTCAGAGACGATAAGTGGTGGTAATTTAAGCATTTACTATCATCTATATTCCACCTCTCTTAAACATAAAATTACAATTAAAGCGTTAGTCGATCGAGATGATCCCAAGGTTGAATCAGTTTATTATGTTTGGCGATGCGCAGATTGGCATGAGCGTGAAGCATTTGATATGTATGGAATTGTATTTTTAAACCATCCTGATCTTAGAAGAATATTAATGCCTTACGACTGGGAAGCCGGTTATCCACTAAGAAAAGATTATAAAAATCCCGAATTTTATCAAGGAATGAAGGTCCCATACTAA
- a CDS encoding NADH-quinone oxidoreductase subunit D, translating into MSLKTESMILNMGPQHPSTHGVLRLELELEGELILNVRPHIGYLHRCFEKHAEALTYPQIIPYTDRMDYLASMYNNFGYVIAVEKLLGIQVPERVEYIRVIMGELQRIASHLVAVGTFGLDIGAFTPFLYLFRDREKILSLFEMTCGARLLYNYMWVGGLSHDIHPDFVRHTKEFLNYFKGTIVELNNLLSYNKIFIERTANIGVLPVDTAINFGASGPVLRGSGLAFDLRREDPYSIYDRFDFDIPVGKGLMGTVGDCWDRYWVRVLEMEQSIRIIEQAIDSIPEGDVQSAIPKRIKPPKGTVYTRVENPRGELGYFIISDGNLTPFRVKVRAPSFVNLEVLGELCKGHLVADVIAILGSIDIVLGEVDR; encoded by the coding sequence ATGAGTTTGAAAACCGAATCTATGATATTGAATATGGGACCCCAGCACCCATCTACTCACGGGGTTTTAAGACTTGAATTAGAACTCGAAGGCGAATTGATTTTAAATGTACGCCCACATATAGGATATCTGCACCGTTGTTTTGAGAAACACGCTGAAGCTTTAACTTATCCGCAAATTATTCCCTATACTGATAGAATGGATTACCTTGCTTCCATGTATAATAATTTCGGGTATGTCATTGCCGTTGAGAAACTACTGGGAATTCAGGTACCGGAGCGTGTTGAATATATTCGCGTCATAATGGGAGAATTGCAGCGTATTGCTTCTCACTTAGTGGCGGTTGGAACTTTCGGATTGGATATTGGCGCATTCACCCCCTTCCTCTATTTATTTAGAGATCGTGAAAAGATACTTAGCTTATTTGAAATGACTTGCGGTGCTCGACTTCTGTATAATTATATGTGGGTTGGCGGTTTATCGCATGATATTCACCCCGATTTTGTAAGACATACTAAAGAGTTTCTCAATTACTTCAAAGGCACAATTGTAGAATTAAACAACCTCCTTTCTTATAATAAAATATTTATTGAAAGAACAGCTAATATTGGTGTGCTCCCAGTTGATACTGCAATTAATTTTGGAGCAAGCGGACCAGTTCTTCGTGGTAGCGGTTTAGCATTTGACTTGCGACGAGAAGACCCCTACTCAATTTATGATAGATTCGATTTCGATATTCCGGTTGGTAAAGGATTGATGGGAACCGTAGGTGATTGCTGGGATCGATATTGGGTAAGAGTGCTTGAAATGGAACAAAGCATTCGCATCATTGAACAGGCAATAGATAGTATCCCGGAAGGCGATGTTCAATCTGCGATTCCTAAAAGAATAAAACCACCAAAAGGAACAGTCTATACACGAGTTGAAAATCCCCGTGGAGAATTAGGCTACTTTATAATAAGTGATGGGAATTTAACTCCTTTCAGAGTAAAAGTTAGAGCTCCCTCTTTTGTTAATCTTGAAGTCCTTGGCGAATTATGCAAAGGACATTTAGTTGCTGATGTTATTGCAATTCTTGGTAGTATAGATATTGTATTAGGAGAAGTTGACAGATAA
- the nuoB gene encoding NADH-quinone oxidoreductase subunit NuoB: protein MGYLDQEFSDGNIVVAKVDDLMNWARLSSIWQLGFGLACCAIEMMATSASHYDFDRFGVIPRNTPRQADAIIISGTVTLKMAIRIKRLYEQMPDPKYIISMGSCSNCGGPYWEHGYHVLKGVDRVIPVDVYVPGCPPRPEALLEGLLKLQEKIRNESTRKKSA from the coding sequence ATGGGTTATCTGGATCAAGAATTTTCTGATGGAAATATAGTTGTTGCTAAAGTTGATGACCTAATGAACTGGGCTAGACTTTCTTCAATTTGGCAGCTTGGTTTTGGATTAGCCTGCTGCGCAATAGAGATGATGGCTACTTCTGCCTCACATTACGATTTTGATCGTTTCGGTGTAATTCCTAGAAATACTCCCCGGCAAGCTGATGCGATAATTATTTCTGGTACAGTAACTTTAAAAATGGCCATTAGAATAAAAAGATTATATGAGCAGATGCCAGATCCAAAATATATTATATCAATGGGTAGTTGTTCAAATTGCGGGGGACCATATTGGGAGCACGGATATCATGTATTAAAAGGTGTTGATCGGGTAATTCCAGTAGATGTTTATGTACCCGGGTGCCCCCCAAGACCGGAAGCTCTTCTTGAAGGATTGCTTAAACTTCAGGAAAAAATTAGAAATGAATCAACCAGAAAAAAATCTGCTTAA
- a CDS encoding DMT family transporter encodes MNKFAPIFIIVAASLWGFDGVVLRPSLYNLPVSLVVFIESLIVVALLSPILFKKFDVIKNLNRNDWIAFLGVGVFGGALGTMAITQALFFVNYVNLSAVILIQKLQPVFALAFAAILLKEKLENNFFIWSGLAILGTYLMTFGVTLPNFNTGEKTIIAASLSLIAAISFASSTVLSKRALKNVSFEVGTYLRFLIAAIAMSIIVLFSSSYESAVTISSAQWLIFLLIAFTTGGAAIFLYYFGLKRISASVATICELAFPLTALILEYLLRDNYLDIYQWVGVLILIVSILKVSGNTLFANKNKKLI; translated from the coding sequence ATGAATAAATTTGCTCCTATATTTATTATTGTTGCGGCCTCACTCTGGGGATTTGATGGGGTAGTTCTTCGGCCCTCTCTTTATAATTTGCCAGTATCATTGGTTGTTTTTATTGAAAGTTTGATTGTTGTTGCTTTATTATCCCCTATTTTGTTTAAAAAATTTGATGTAATAAAAAATTTGAATCGAAATGACTGGATAGCATTTTTAGGTGTTGGAGTTTTTGGAGGCGCACTTGGAACTATGGCAATAACTCAAGCACTTTTCTTTGTAAATTATGTTAATCTTTCTGCAGTAATATTAATTCAAAAATTGCAGCCGGTATTTGCTTTAGCATTCGCCGCAATCTTGTTAAAAGAAAAACTTGAAAATAATTTTTTTATCTGGTCTGGGCTCGCGATTCTAGGCACCTATTTGATGACATTCGGTGTAACTCTTCCAAATTTTAATACGGGTGAAAAAACAATTATAGCTGCATCGCTTTCATTAATTGCGGCAATTAGTTTTGCTTCTTCAACAGTACTAAGTAAAAGAGCATTAAAAAATGTGAGCTTTGAAGTCGGTACATACTTAAGATTTTTGATAGCAGCAATCGCAATGTCTATTATAGTCCTATTTTCATCAAGTTATGAATCAGCTGTAACAATCTCATCAGCTCAATGGTTAATATTTCTTTTGATAGCTTTTACAACCGGTGGCGCGGCAATTTTTTTATACTATTTTGGTTTAAAAAGAATTTCTGCATCGGTGGCTACAATTTGCGAATTGGCATTTCCGTTAACTGCGTTAATTCTAGAATATTTATTACGCGATAACTACTTAGATATTTATCAGTGGGTTGGAGTACTAATTTTAATTGTTAGCATATTAAAAGTGAGTGGGAACACCTTGTTCGCAAATAAAAACAAAAAGCTAATTTGA
- the msrB gene encoding peptide-methionine (R)-S-oxide reductase MsrB, which produces MPEKIIKSEEEWKKVLTEEQYRVLREKGTERAFTGKYWDHTEEGKYKCAGCGEILFESQTKFDAGCGWPSFYKPVDNKVIDENVDTSHFMVRIEVLCSKCGGHLGHVFNDGPNPTGLRYCINSVSIEFEKKSVEK; this is translated from the coding sequence ATGCCAGAAAAAATTATTAAATCGGAAGAAGAATGGAAAAAAGTATTAACTGAAGAACAATATAGAGTATTGAGAGAAAAAGGTACGGAACGTGCGTTTACTGGCAAGTATTGGGATCATACTGAAGAAGGAAAATATAAATGTGCTGGATGTGGTGAAATTTTATTCGAATCCCAAACAAAATTTGACGCAGGATGCGGATGGCCAAGTTTCTATAAGCCGGTAGATAATAAAGTTATCGATGAAAATGTTGATACAAGTCATTTTATGGTTAGAATTGAAGTATTGTGTTCAAAGTGCGGCGGTCATCTTGGGCATGTATTTAATGATGGACCAAATCCAACCGGCTTACGGTATTGCATAAACTCCGTATCTATTGAATTTGAAAAAAAATCGGTTGAAAAATAA
- a CDS encoding SPOR domain-containing protein — translation MRSLIIILILAPAILFSQSSNQKWIKIFEDSTQSILVDTSSLKQFENQISLLSITNYKIPITLRNIENISQIKTQILCNVTTKKFTMVGTLFYDNKFKILGEASRPGLSTSTTQFAESIESNKTVTEIFNWATSYLGITPEQEKINTTQPVAKIDQQPKSRTLPDTINGKGKSEIKIVTPVNSDKKESEIVKAPEKLVISNISESKVDKSEELKTSSSNQNKNTGIVPQPSSQTDVNVKDMIFYNGKEYSFQISAWRNKRKAESEVQKLKRRGHNAFLVQADLPNRGGTWYRVRIGFFTSIEATESYMKQIK, via the coding sequence GTGCGTTCACTAATAATAATATTGATTTTAGCTCCAGCAATTTTATTTAGCCAAAGTTCAAATCAGAAATGGATAAAAATATTTGAAGACTCTACTCAATCAATTTTAGTTGATACAAGTTCTTTGAAGCAATTTGAGAACCAGATCTCGCTTCTAAGTATTACCAATTATAAAATCCCAATCACGCTTAGAAATATCGAAAATATTTCTCAGATCAAAACTCAAATATTATGTAATGTTACAACAAAGAAGTTTACAATGGTTGGGACACTTTTTTACGACAATAAATTTAAAATACTTGGAGAAGCATCACGACCAGGATTAAGCACGAGCACTACTCAATTTGCTGAAAGTATTGAAAGCAATAAAACTGTTACTGAAATTTTTAATTGGGCAACATCTTATTTGGGAATAACTCCTGAACAAGAAAAAATTAATACAACGCAACCCGTAGCAAAGATTGATCAACAACCTAAGTCAAGAACTTTACCCGATACGATTAACGGAAAAGGAAAGAGCGAAATAAAAATTGTTACCCCAGTTAATAGTGATAAAAAAGAATCAGAAATTGTTAAAGCCCCGGAGAAACTTGTAATTAGTAATATCTCCGAATCAAAAGTTGATAAAAGTGAGGAGTTGAAAACTTCTTCATCAAATCAGAATAAAAATACCGGGATAGTTCCTCAACCAAGTTCTCAGACAGATGTTAATGTTAAGGACATGATTTTTTACAATGGAAAGGAATATTCATTTCAAATTTCAGCTTGGAGAAATAAGCGTAAAGCTGAATCGGAAGTTCAGAAGTTAAAACGACGTGGACATAATGCTTTTTTAGTTCAAGCAGACCTCCCAAATAGAGGCGGTACTTGGTACAGAGTAAGAATCGGTTTTTTTACATCTATTGAAGCAACTGAATCTTATATGAAACAAATCAAATAA
- the nuoH gene encoding NADH-quinone oxidoreductase subunit NuoH — MYQFIYDISESLIIATLFTAAVPLVWVLLHALIGVWLERKVSAHMQDRVGPMRTGWHGTFQTIADFIKMIQKEDIIASDADKKLYNIAPVLVFTGSFAAYAAIPFSSGLIGSEIEVGLFYILAISSLVVAGILMAGWSSNNKYSLLGAMRSAAQIVSYEIPTVLVVLSMVMLTGTLSLEKISDQQTAYFWNWNIFGGAEFGLTKFLLIPFMFIGFTILYISTLAEVNRTPFDIPEAESELVAGYFTEYCGMKWGIFMLSEYANMFAVSAIISILFFGGYQSPFGYLGNSLGIEWLVPFEQGFWFLAKGLFFVFVQMWLRWTLPRLRVDQLMTVCWKYLIPYAFVNLIIIGIISLL, encoded by the coding sequence ATGTACCAATTTATTTATGACATATCGGAAAGCTTAATTATTGCCACATTGTTCACAGCGGCAGTACCTTTAGTGTGGGTTCTCTTACATGCATTAATAGGTGTTTGGTTGGAAAGAAAAGTTTCGGCACATATGCAAGATAGAGTCGGACCAATGCGCACCGGCTGGCATGGTACATTTCAGACAATTGCTGACTTTATAAAGATGATACAAAAAGAAGATATTATTGCTTCAGATGCGGATAAAAAGCTTTATAACATTGCGCCAGTTCTAGTTTTTACAGGTAGTTTTGCGGCTTACGCGGCAATCCCTTTTTCAAGCGGACTGATCGGAAGTGAGATTGAAGTTGGTTTATTTTATATTCTAGCCATATCAAGTTTAGTAGTTGCTGGAATTTTAATGGCCGGATGGTCCTCCAATAATAAATATTCACTGCTTGGCGCAATGCGTTCAGCAGCCCAAATTGTTAGCTATGAAATCCCGACTGTATTAGTGGTTTTATCAATGGTTATGCTCACCGGAACACTCAGCCTGGAAAAAATTAGCGATCAACAAACTGCTTATTTTTGGAATTGGAATATTTTTGGCGGTGCAGAGTTTGGACTCACAAAATTTTTGCTCATTCCATTTATGTTTATTGGATTTACAATTTTATATATAAGTACACTAGCCGAAGTAAATAGAACTCCATTTGATATTCCCGAAGCCGAATCTGAATTAGTTGCCGGATATTTTACTGAGTATTGCGGTATGAAATGGGGCATCTTTATGCTTTCGGAATATGCCAATATGTTTGCAGTTTCAGCAATTATTTCTATTTTATTTTTTGGCGGATATCAATCACCCTTCGGATATCTTGGAAATAGTTTGGGAATTGAATGGTTGGTTCCTTTTGAACAAGGATTTTGGTTTTTGGCAAAAGGACTCTTTTTTGTGTTTGTTCAAATGTGGTTGAGATGGACTCTTCCCCGTTTACGTGTAGATCAACTAATGACTGTGTGCTGGAAATATTTAATTCCTTACGCATTTGTTAATCTAATTATCATTGGAATAATTTCTTTATTATAA
- a CDS encoding NADH-quinone oxidoreductase subunit A — MLTEFGKILIFLILSIVFVIITLFISKIIRPNRPTREKYLTYECGENPEGSPWVKFNIRFYVVALIFLIFDVEVVLLFPWALVYKEYGIFGFLAGIIFLVVLGVGMAYEWRKGDLDWARPNPKAPKLDDMLKKVEVKKD, encoded by the coding sequence ATGCTTACTGAATTCGGAAAAATTCTTATCTTTTTGATTTTGTCTATCGTATTTGTAATAATCACCTTATTTATATCCAAAATTATTAGACCGAATAGACCCACCCGTGAGAAATATCTTACCTATGAATGCGGTGAAAATCCCGAAGGTTCTCCCTGGGTCAAATTTAATATACGGTTTTATGTTGTGGCTTTAATCTTCCTAATCTTTGATGTAGAAGTTGTTCTTCTATTTCCATGGGCATTAGTATATAAAGAATATGGAATATTTGGTTTCTTAGCCGGCATCATCTTTTTAGTGGTATTAGGTGTGGGAATGGCTTACGAATGGAGGAAAGGAGATTTAGATTGGGCACGCCCAAATCCAAAAGCTCCAAAATTAGATGATATGCTTAAAAAAGTTGAAGTTAAAAAGGATTAG